The Mercurialis annua linkage group LG8, ddMerAnnu1.2, whole genome shotgun sequence genome window below encodes:
- the LOC126661824 gene encoding uncharacterized protein LOC126661824 — protein MVTLLDIVRGRYPKRGRGYGNRGGRNGGGCSTGQTSQAGGSQARVFALNPHEAQASNAVVQDTFLIASQDALVLFDPGATHSFVSPSFAVKLGRQPAYLQRPLSVATPVGESIEVSEVYPSCPVSIQGRELISDLILLEVLAFDVILGMDWKSGELQDVPVVSEYPDVFPEELPRLPPDREIEFCIEFAPNTEPISIHPYRMAPVELKELKNQLEEFLNRRFIRPSVSPWGAPVLFVKKKDGSLWLSKIIVS, from the exons ATGGTAACTTTGCTAGatattgtccgaggcagatacCCCAAG AGAGGTCGAGGTTATGgaaatcgaggaggaagaaatGGTGGAGGTTGcagtactggtcagacttcacaGGCTGGTGGAAGTCAGGCCAGAGTCTTTGCATTGAATCCTCatgaggctcaggcttccaatgctgttgTGCAAGATACATTTCttatcgcttctcaagatgcATTAGTTCTATTTGATCCGGgtgctacgcattcatttgtttcTCCTAGTTTTGCGGTTAAGTTGGGAAGGCAACCCGCTTATTTACAACGTCCTTTGTCAGTAGCTACCCCAGTAGGCGAGAGTATAGAAGTTAGCGaagtttatccttcttgtcctgtgagTATTCAAGGGCGAGAGTTGATTTCTGACTTGATTTTGCTAGAAGTATTAGCTTTCGATGttatactaggaatggattg GAAAAGTGGAGAGTTACAAGATGTACCGGTGGTGTCTGAATATCCGGATGTTTTCCCCGAAGAATTGCCTCGATTACCACCAGATCGagagattgagttttgtatcgagTTTGCTCCTAATACAGAACCAATATCTATACACCCGTATCGGATGGCGCCAGTAGAGCTAAAGGAACTTAAAAACCAACTAGAAGAGTTCCTTAATCGTAGGTTCATAAGACCTAGTGTATCgccatggggtgcaccagtgctatttGTCAAGAAGAAAGATGGATCACTATGGTTATCTAAGATTATCGTTAGTTGA